TTGAGAACAATCGCCCCGGCGTCATGAAACGCCTCGGCCTAGATTTTGATTCAGCCCTTGCCATCAATCCAAAACTGATTTACTGCTCGATCTCGGCCTATGGTCAAACTGGACCACGTGCCAACGAAGGTGGCTTTGATGTCACGATTCAGGCAATGAGCGGCATCATGAGTGTGACCGGAGAGCCCGATGGAGCACCTGTGAAGTGCGGCGTACCGGTTGCCGATTTCACGGCTGGTTTGTATGGTGCCATGAGTATCTGTGCGCAATTGCGGGCCGTGGCGCAAACGGGTAAGGGTGTTCATATTGATGTACCGATGATGGGTACATCATTAGCAATTGCTGCCTTGCAAACCTCGGAGTATTTTGGGGTTGGCAAAGATCCAGTTAAATTAGGTTCAGCCCATCCTCGTAACGCCCCGTATCAGGCATTTAAGGCCAAAGACGACTATCTGGTAATGGCAGCCGGTACACAAGCGCTATGGGAAACCGTTTGTCAGATTTTGAAGAGCCCCGAGCTTTTAAAAGACGAACGTTTTACTAGCACAGCATTACGGGCAAAAAATCAAATCGCTTTAAAAGAGTTGATCGAAGTGATCTTACAAAAAGATACGGCTGCTAATTGGATTGCACAATTTAGCCAAGCAGGTGTGCCATGCTGTCCAATCAATCAATATTCCGCCGTATTAAACGATCCTCAAACCCTTGCGATGGGCTGGGTGCAGCCCATGGTGATGGCCAATGGCCAACAAACTAAAACCGTGATTAATCCCATTAAATTTAATGGTACAACGGCTCCCATCGAGCGCAGACCACCGCGCTTGGGTGAGCATAATTCAGAGATCGTGGAGTGAACATGAACACCATACGCGTAGAACATTCGGGGCACATTAAACGAGTCACCCTCAATCGTCCTGAGAAGCGCAATGCGATCAGTTACGAGTTAGCCTCTGAGCTACTCGCTGTCACTAAGGAGGCGGAGTCCGATGGCACTCGCTTGCTGATAATTCGAGGCGAGGGTCAGGGCTTCTGTGCTGGATTTGATTTCTCAAACTTTGATGATGCGAGCCCTGGCGATCTGCTTCTGCATTTTGTGCGGATTGAGCAAATGCTTCAAGCCATTGCCCATGCGCCATTTGACACGATGGCATTAGCCCATGGACAGACGATTGGGGCGGGGGCGGACTTGCTCTTGGCATGTCGTCACCGTGCTGGTTCGGAAGATATGCGCATGATGTTTCCTGGGGCCCGTTTTGGTCTGATCTTGGGTTCCCGTCGATTAGCCGAGTGTGTTGGTCCTGATCGAGCGCAACAGTTGATTGGAAATCCGCGCCGTATTGATGCGCATCAAGCGAAAGATTTTGGGATCCTGACCGCCGTCTTGGAGGCGACCGATTGGCATGCCTATGAGGCACAGGTTCTTGAGCACATTCTGGAGATTCCGGCGGATGCTCGAGCCATGGCACTGCAAGCGTGTAAGCGAGATACTCGCACGGTCGATCTTTATGATCTGGTGCAATCCGGATCGGTGCCTGACATTAAACACCGTGTTGCTGAGTATTTAGCTAAAGTGAAAGCTGCAGCGAAGAAGTAGCCAAGAAGTAATTTAGCTCTGACAAATCTTGTCGTAGAGTCGATCAACCTTGCCTGCAAGTAGAACTTGGCTTGGCAAGGGGCGATCAACCAGTGTGCGTAAGTCTGCTGCGCACTCGAGTAATAAATCCAGGTTCATGTGTGTCTCAAACCCCATTAGATCTAGCATGTGTACCAGTTCTTCGGTGCAGATATTCCCTGTAGCTCCTGGGGCATAAGGGCAGCCACCCAAACCGCCCAAGGACGAATCAAAGCGCACAATCCCGGCCTGAACAGCAGCTAAAGCATTGGCTAGGCCCATGCCACGCGTATTATGAAAATGCAACGTCCACTGTGTATCGGGATGCTTGGATTGCGCTTGCTCGCAAATTTCAGCGACTTGCCGAGGATTGGCCATACCGGTGGTGTCGCAAATGCTAATACCCCGCACGCCTTGATCAACAAAGTGATCAATCCAATGCATTAGTTCATGCGTTGGGGTCATACCACTCATTGGACAACCAAAGCTAGTCGAGAGAGAGATATTGACGGCTACTTTGGTTTGATGTGCCAAGGAAATGACTTCACCAAGAGCTTTAGCTGAATCGGCACGGGACATTCGTAGATTGGACTGATTATGGGTCTCGCTGACCGACATCACGAGATTGAATTCATCAACGCCAACTGCAAGGGCGCGCTCAGCACCACGTAGGTTTGGAATTAAGACCGTGTACTCGACCCCTGGAACACGATCAATGCCACGCATTACTGCTTCTGCATCAGCGAGCATTGGAATGGCTTTGGGGCTTGTAAAAGAAGTCACCTCAATCTTGGCATAGCCAGCATGACTTAAGCGATTAATTAAGCGGATTTTGTCTTCTGTGGGAATAAAGCGCGGCTCTGCCTGAAAGCCATCACGAGTAACCACTTCTTGGATAAAAACTCTCTTCATTAATAAATCTTATACCGATTTAATAACTACCAATCAGGATCAAGGCAAAAGCCATGACTTTGGTATATAGTTGCAGGGTTTGTTCCTTTAGGAGACTATTAAATGGCATCAATCTTGACCTCCCTTGGCCGCACCGTTCTAGCAGGTTTTGTGCTCTTGGTGCTGATCATTATTCTATTCGGCAGCTCTAATATCGGTAATCCAGGTTGGATTTCTTTTGTATTCCGTTACCTGCATGTGATATCAGGCGTGATGTGGATTGGCTTGTTGTGGTACTTTAATTTTGTACAAATTCCATCGATGCCTAAGATTCCGGATGAACAAAAACCAGCGATTGGTAAAGTAATTGCTCCGACCGCACTCTTTTGGTTTCGATTCGCCGCCATGGCTACGGTGTTAACCGGAATTATCCTGGCGATTCTGAACGGCTACGCCCATCAAGCTTTTACCTTGCAACAGCCTTTCCTTGCAATTGGTCTTGGCATGTGGATTGCTCTCATCATGGCATTTAACGTTTGGTTCATTATTTGGCCCAATCAAAAACGGGCTCTCGGCATTGTGACTGTTGACGCAGACACGAAAGCTAAATCTGCACGTACTGCAATGTTGACTTCACGTATTAATACCGTTTTATCGATCCCCATGTTGTATTTAATGGTGGCTCAGCAGAATATGGGTCTTTAAAAATCCATCGATATTAAAATTCAGCCCGCACTGCGGGCTGTTTTTTTAGGCATCGCCTTCAAATTGATACAAACGCTCTGGGTTCTCACTAAGAACCTGCCTGCGTAACGTTGGGTCTGGTACCCACTCTTGAAGTAAATCGACAAGATCCGCATCATTAGGCATTACCCCCTTGACCATCACATGGGGCCAGTCTGTACCCCACACCACTTGCCTTGGATTGGCTGCGATTAAGGCATGCGCAAATGGATTGGTATCGGCATAGGGGACTCTTGCTTCCGATGTGATTCGGTAGGGGCCTGTTAGTTTGACCCAAGCACGCTCCTCACGCATCAGCGATAACAAGTTTTGAAATCCACGATCTTTGACACCGAGATTTGTTTTTAAATACCCAAGATGTCCTAGAACGACTGGGACAGGGAAATTCGATAAGAGTTGTGCGAGATCTGGGAACTCATTAACGTGCATCAGAAATTCTAAATGCCAGCCAAAGGGTGCAATCTTATTTGCTAATGCGGACAATTGGCTAATTGGTAGAACACCTTTAGCCTCAGCAAGATCCACAATATTAC
This genomic window from Polynucleobacter sp. MWH-UH24A contains:
- a CDS encoding amidohydrolase, whose amino-acid sequence is MNLNNAPLCQAPDQALKKPGLVLCKNATDCHAHICGPQSLYPYIANRIYTPPDALLPHYEALLDSLGVQRSVLVQPSIYGTDNRALLAAIQKNPSRFRGVAVVDWDISDTALEDLHLAGIRGVRCNIVDLAEAKGVLPISQLSALANKIAPFGWHLEFLMHVNEFPDLAQLLSNFPVPVVLGHLGYLKTNLGVKDRGFQNLLSLMREERAWVKLTGPYRITSEARVPYADTNPFAHALIAANPRQVVWGTDWPHVMVKGVMPNDADLVDLLQEWVPDPTLRRQVLSENPERLYQFEGDA
- a CDS encoding CaiB/BaiF CoA-transferase family protein — encoded protein: MNTADLSALKPLAGIRVLEICNVAAGPFCALLLADLGADVIKLENPGAGDTLRAWPPHTGPENDRLSENFASLNRNKRSVTLDLKNPDDNAKAKSLITNADVLIENNRPGVMKRLGLDFDSALAINPKLIYCSISAYGQTGPRANEGGFDVTIQAMSGIMSVTGEPDGAPVKCGVPVADFTAGLYGAMSICAQLRAVAQTGKGVHIDVPMMGTSLAIAALQTSEYFGVGKDPVKLGSAHPRNAPYQAFKAKDDYLVMAAGTQALWETVCQILKSPELLKDERFTSTALRAKNQIALKELIEVILQKDTAANWIAQFSQAGVPCCPINQYSAVLNDPQTLAMGWVQPMVMANGQQTKTVINPIKFNGTTAPIERRPPRLGEHNSEIVE
- a CDS encoding enoyl-CoA hydratase/isomerase family protein, which codes for MNTIRVEHSGHIKRVTLNRPEKRNAISYELASELLAVTKEAESDGTRLLIIRGEGQGFCAGFDFSNFDDASPGDLLLHFVRIEQMLQAIAHAPFDTMALAHGQTIGAGADLLLACRHRAGSEDMRMMFPGARFGLILGSRRLAECVGPDRAQQLIGNPRRIDAHQAKDFGILTAVLEATDWHAYEAQVLEHILEIPADARAMALQACKRDTRTVDLYDLVQSGSVPDIKHRVAEYLAKVKAAAKK
- a CDS encoding hydroxymethylglutaryl-CoA lyase, whose product is MKRVFIQEVVTRDGFQAEPRFIPTEDKIRLINRLSHAGYAKIEVTSFTSPKAIPMLADAEAVMRGIDRVPGVEYTVLIPNLRGAERALAVGVDEFNLVMSVSETHNQSNLRMSRADSAKALGEVISLAHQTKVAVNISLSTSFGCPMSGMTPTHELMHWIDHFVDQGVRGISICDTTGMANPRQVAEICEQAQSKHPDTQWTLHFHNTRGMGLANALAAVQAGIVRFDSSLGGLGGCPYAPGATGNICTEELVHMLDLMGFETHMNLDLLLECAADLRTLVDRPLPSQVLLAGKVDRLYDKICQS
- a CDS encoding urate hydroxylase PuuD codes for the protein MASILTSLGRTVLAGFVLLVLIIILFGSSNIGNPGWISFVFRYLHVISGVMWIGLLWYFNFVQIPSMPKIPDEQKPAIGKVIAPTALFWFRFAAMATVLTGIILAILNGYAHQAFTLQQPFLAIGLGMWIALIMAFNVWFIIWPNQKRALGIVTVDADTKAKSARTAMLTSRINTVLSIPMLYLMVAQQNMGL